CTACCATGCAGTGAAAGATGCTGTTGGCACACTGAAAGCTCATGAATCCAAACTAGCTAGATCGTAGGAACTGCTAATTCCAAATGCCCTGTGAACTAAGCCTTTTGCTGACCGTATATACAGGGACTTCACACGACTgcctctgcaggagcagaggctaCACACTAAGAGCTGGTGTGGTCAGTATTACACACACTCTTCAGCCACTGTTTTCTACGCTGCCTCAACACCGAAGGTTTGATGGAATGTCGCACTGTTACATGCAGAGTTCCAGATTCTAAGGAAAGGTGCCATGTCCCTTTCCTGTGGCCTTTTGCAAATTGGAAGAACATGGAAACTGCTTGGTGTTCCTGCATATAATGATTAGAGATGGTATAAAGAGTGtggatgtttttgtttttcctcatgcCTAGTTAGTCTCCACAAAGTTAGAAGGAATGTGCTGGAGATGGGTTGTTGTCCTGCTGCAGACTTAGTTGATAGCTGCTGAAGGAGTGTGACCAACAGTAGCCCAACTGCAGAAATTTAAGCAAACTTCCCATGTGAGATACAGGCCaaggaaaagaataaagctATTCTCTGCACTCCCCTTCTCGTAGCCATTTCTCTATACACTGTAGAGTTGCAGAAATAAAGGGAGAacccactttttttccccaggaaactCCAGAAATAGGAGAATTGTGTATTTAGTGAAAAACTAGGTTTGTAGTGAAACAGTTAATATTTCATGAAAGTagatatttttagtatttttgaaGTACCACAACTGTTCCTGAATTTTCAAGGAAAGGCGCATTACATTTAGTCTTCCTTTCAATACAATCAAGAAGTGATTTTTAGAAAGCAGTCCAAAATAGCACAAAAAACAGCCAAAGGAGAGTGAATAGAAATTGACACCCCACCTTCCTTGCCCATACTCCTCACCCATCcatctcccctccctctccctacACCACCCTGCTTCCTCAGAATGAGAAGTAAAAAGGAGTATAAACTCTGTTCTCATATGGAGATGTTGTACATCTCTCCCTGCACTGGTGGCTGCAGGCAATAGTTCATCCTATACCAGTGCTAGCTGAAAACATCCTTTCCAAAGTGAAGGAAAAGTTAACTTTCAGTGTCAACTTTGTCCAGAACTATTTTGAGTAAAATGTTCCTGCTTGATAGAACTGTAATCAGAATTTACTAATGTCAGCATCGATGCAATGGATTTCATTGTTTGGGTACATGGGGAAATGTATCTACCTTATATCCAGCTGTACTGTAGTGCCACCTGCAGGCCTGTTAATATGTTCACggttatttcatttttttaaaaataaaagtcattTACTGTAACAGCCTGGGCAGTTTCTTTCAGGCTTATACACTGATCTCCCTGGTTTGTCTCACCTCTGCCTCTGGTGTTGCAGGCTACCTGTTAAAATCTTAACCTGTGTCTGACCAGAAAGCTTTAGGTTTTTATGCCATTCAACTTCACCATATTCCCATTGAGCAGATGTGCACTTCTGTTTTAGTCTGTCATACAGCCCATTATGAACGGTTAGCTGTAGCCAAGATGTTTCcttcatttttgtgtgtgtatagaCAGTTAGAATTAGATGAAAATCAGAAAGACAGAGATATGTCTGTGTATGATGCTGTAGCTTTGGTAATTTCCAGTGCAGTGATCTATACCAGGCTCTGCATCTGGTGCTGAACCTTTGTTTGGCAAGTATTTTCTGTCACATGTATGGTTAGGATGCTTATAGCAAAAGTAGCCAGCTGAAGTGAGTATAAGATTGGTTTCAGATGACAGCTGATAATGTTACCTGGAATGTAAGCAGATTAAAGGAGAGACTAGAATTTTTGAGAGAAATTTTTGAGCAGAGGGGAACTAAAACTTCAGTTGCATGTCTTAAAATTTAGTTCACTGCAGTGAACCCCTTATTTATTCTGCTAGAAAAATACCCAGCCTCAGTTGGAAACCAACTAATGAATTGCTTTCTTAAGTAGGTCTTAAGATCTTAATTGCACAGCACTATGCAATATTACTAATAGCTTAATAACAAGAATACTGCTAATAATTCTGTTATAATTTGACCTGCTGCAGGGTTTTGTTCCAGAAACAGCCCTTCAGCATCAGTGGTTTCTTCTGGTGGAAAGGTAAGTTCatgaattaatttctcattctttAGGATATAGGCAGAAATCGAACTACCTATTGAGAAATGTAAATTGCTAGATTAAAATACCTTTCGTAAAGTTGCTCTAAAGCTCAGCGTGCTGCTTAACAGTGAGCTGGAGCTTAAGACATTCACAAGACCACCTGCTTGACTAATGTTGATGTtcatattctgtttttcttgccaCAATCTATTTCTAATGCATTGTAAATCCCCATACTGCTCTTTGGCACattaaacagttttaaaacagTAAGGCACATATCATTTAGGTGCCATGTACCTATCCTGCAGTTATTTAGCACTCCACATATGTTGTATTTGCCATTTCTatgaattttctctcttgcattTGCATCTTTCACTCAACCTAAGTATGAACACATTGTTCCAGTACCAGAGCTGTCGCCATGCTGATCTCTGACACAAAACTGATGCAGTTGGAAATAGATTTATTCCAGTGAAGGCTGTGTGTGTTTGAGTTACTTGGATGTGTGAGAGCAGATTCCTTTCATCCTATTTGTAGGTCAGTTATGCCATCGGTGGAGTGAATTGTGCAGGCCCTTACGCAATCATTTTGTACTCATTCATATCCAAAAGTAGACTATTACAAAGAATTCTTTGTTACTTTCTGTagagatatttttgttgttcAGATTTTACATGTACTGGAAAGTTGCTaatgttttgtggttttcatCATTGCTCATTATACTAAAGTTCATGCATTCATGAGAaaattcttccccagcagctctttgTTTACACCCTGACTCTTTCTCTGGTCTCTTTACTTGCCAAACAACCTTTTATGAAAAGTAATGAGACTTTGCCATAGTGCCTTTCTTcagggtttgcttttgtttggatAGCTGAAGAACCACAATAGtttaataagaaattatttgtttattttaattaaaaagttgcTTACATAATGGTCATCTTAGTGTGATTCAGAATCTGTGTACTGGGGCTTGTCAAGAGGGTAGCATTTTACATAAAGGCTACTTGAGAGGCACAAAAGGGGCCCACTAATTAACTCTGGCACTGGCTGAGGGAGGAGGGTTAACTGTAGTCCTTGGTGAGTTGTTAAACAGAACTATATACTGTAtattatatgtgtatataaCAAGGgcatttcccattttcttcccaCTGTTCCACCTTGTCTGTGTAGTGAAGCAATCCCTGGCCTCTCAGCTTAAATGTCTGACGATCAACGGCACCAGGCAACACTGAAATACCCTGTAAACTACCACCCCTCATCCCTTTAGTTTGATAACCCTGAGCTCTCTATCAGTGTTCACTTTGTTTTCCACAGTTTTTGATGAaactgggagctgtgggacTTTGAAATGCTATAAACCTAATGTGTTGGTCTGCAGCATTTAATCGCTGTCGTCCGGGACGCCGTAGAGAGGGCTTCTGCTGTGGTCTCTTGCTCTCGGCCGAAGCACCCGAGATTTTAACTCAGCGCTTTCTCGTCTGTAATTTTCCTCCATGGCGCACGCTACTCTGTTCCTGCCATCTTTCCCGGAGGCCCCCTCCCCACTTCCCGGGAGGTTAGGGTTGGCAAGGCCCGCAGGCGGGCTCCCTCCCTCTCCGAACCTTGCCGGGAGTACCGCCTCGCTGCGGGGGCCGCCGCTGCCGTCGGGCACTTGCCTGGTGCAGCGCGGCCCGAGCCGTGTGTCGCTCCGCAGTGTCGCAGGGCACGATGCTCGGGTCGCGCTGCCGCACCCTCCCCGCGCCGCGTCGGCTCCGCCTTTCCAGTGCCCGGGGCGGGGCTGCGCCTGGTGCAGGGCCCTGCCCTTTCAgagccgccgccgcccggcGCCGCCATGGTGTCCTGGATCATCTCCCGCCTCGTGGTGTGAGTGCGGTGGGCCGCGGGGAGGGATGCGTAGGCCGCCGCCCAGGGCCCTGTTCTGACAGGGGCGCCCCGGGGGACGCGGCTGCCGCTCGGAGAGGGGCCGCAGGTGCTGCCTCGCGGGACCCCGCGCCTCGGGGTGGGAGGGTGCGGCTGCAGGGCGAGGGGGGGGTGTCTCGCAGGCTGCCGCATACCGGCGGGTCTGCGCAGGCTGCCGCGGCCGAAGGGTGGTGGCGCGGTGGAGGCGGCCGAGACCCCGCCTGGGGCGGTCTAGGAGGGCCGGCGTCCCCCTGGGGAGCTGCCGCGGCAGCGGGCggaggcaggaggcagcaggcagcGCGGGACGCCGCGAAGCGCTGAGGGGTCTGTTCCTCTGGCAGGCTGATCTTCGGCACCCTCTACCCCGCGTACTCCTCGTACAAGGCCGTGAAGACGAAAAACGTGAAGGAATATGTGAGTACGGGTCCGCCGTCCCGACGCAGCGACCGCTCAGTCCCTCGCGGCTGCCCCGCAAGCGCCGTGCCTGTCCTGGGGCCGGGGCTCCGGCTCCGCGAGGCCCTTGGTTCGGCCAGGCCGCTGAGCAGCAGCCGCGGCAGGCTCCGGAGAAGTTGCCGGGGGAGGGCTCTCGCTACAGTGAGAGGTTTCATGCCGTGAACGTGGGCTGCTTTTTTCTCAGGAGATGCTGAATGAGGAAGGGAAAGCGGGGGAAACACTGCAGTCTGGAAGCATCTGAAAGTCCAGGACAAGTTATTTCCTCTAGCTTCTTACTCTGTgtccttttattcctttttcagtattattgttttcttttctcacgGCTGAGTAATTTTGCTTGGTTTGTGCCATCATCTCAGCCCTGCTTGCGATCAGTGTGTTCTGTTGGTCAGTGTTCATCCTCCTTGCTTTCTGGAATCGTTTCCTCTTACGCCAAATGCTTTCTCAGTGTTATGATGTGTCATCTTACAGAAGGGGGTGGTCGAAGTTGGTCCGTATAGACGAGCTGTTTGGCTTATGGGTGGTATGGGTTTCCATTTATCTAGAGCAAGGGTTAACCTAGTGGAGATGGATAGCATGGATGAATAGGATGTAATTTGTCGGTATTGCTTTGTGATGCAGTCAGACTCTATATCCATCTAGCTCTGTTTGCTCTTACAAAGTGACACAGCAACAATAAATATTGCAGGATATAATCCTTTTTGTTTCATGATGCTTCAGTCCTCTAGAATTGGCTACTGATTTTCTGTATGTTGGCTTAAAATTCAGCCCACTGGCTTTTGAAGGAGATGCTAGCAAAGTTGAGAGTCTCGCTTACAATGAGCAGCTTTACATCTGGttgaggtgttttgttttttagttttgtgatttgtttttttaacattggTTTTTGGCAGAGAAATTGAAATATGAATATTCAGGATGTGTTGATAACTAATACAATGTTTTGAGTGAATATTAGAAATACGGTAAAAATATGATGATCACTACTAAGTTTTCAAGGGTTTTCTTTATAATATTAGAAACTGTAAAGAAAGCACAAGAGAACTATCTGAATAACTGCATAATCTTGTGACTTTATAGCAATCTTTGAAATTATGTATGAAATCATAATATTGAATTAGTGTTGTATTCTCTGACCTTCGTCTCCTCTTGCCTTCTAATTGCCTATGACCTTCATTTGTTTTTGAAatgcatgggtttttttaaccagaaTTTTATTCTAGTTCATCTATGTCTGTCACAGAGTGTTTCTGCATTCCAGTTACAGCATCTGTGTTAACTTAAAGGCCAACTCAGATTTCAgtcttaaattattttgttgagacctttggaggaaaaacaaagaaacccaaatttttaaagcagcataTAGCATGCATAAATATGGAGCCTTTGAATTTGCAAGCATACTTTACAGTGAAAACCTGCTTATTTTCTGTGGATAGGTTAGTTATTAGGTACATAAACATTGTCTTTCCCTGCAGAATGTAAACATGGTATTGATCTGATATTCCTTTGGTACATGTCACCTAAATCACTAAAAGACTTATGGTGAAAAATGAGGTACAGTACTGGAGTATCAGAAGGTTGTCTTAACCACATTATCAACTAATCACCTGGTTATCACTCTACTGGGACTGATGTGGAAAAATACAGCGTTCATTGAAGGCTGAGTTGACACACACCAAGCTGCCACAAAGAGTCCATCAGTTGCATCAGAGTACAGTGCTAACTTACTCTTCTCTCCCACCATGATACAAATTAGTGGGGAGTCTTTAGGCAGCTATGACAAACTGATTCTGGTAGctcacagtattttaaaattagcatatttatttttacatgccATCTCCAGTTTTGGTCAAATCACTATTCCAACTATGTTTTTGCATTTACTGAATTTATTTAGGTTCTTGGTGCAACTTGGGGAGACTATGTGCAGTTTGTTGAAAGTGGTGGTCATCAGCTTGAGCAGCAAAGGCCTGACTACTTTTTAAtggactggggaaaaaaaaatagcctagTTTGGCCTACAGTTTTTGAAGGTATTTGTAATAAATATGTGGTGTTTCAATCCACAGGTTCTTATTCTGCTGACAACGCAAAATGTTATGGttcaaaagtaatttgaaatgtTTAGATCCACGAGAACAGAGTCCAACCACCAAGGGTCAGGTGGaagcataaagttttatttggCAATTAATACAAGTAAAGTGATATAAGCCCATGAAGGTATGGCAGATATGTTGCGAGGCAAAGAAGatagaaggaaaagagagaaagagatagaaagagatgggagagaaaagagtaagcaagcaagcaagcaagaaaaaaaattggaaagttTGAGAAAATCACCACCACGTGTCCAGAGGTGTCCAGCAAGGATTCAAGATGGTGTTCTGATTCTGGACAGCGCCTGATGCAGGATGGTGGGTCGGTGGAGGACTTGGAAATTTCAGTGTTGGTTATACACTGCCAAATTCCTGCTATTCCAGGCAAATTATTCACTGCTCCTTTGTTGGGCCAAGGTACGGGGAAGCTTTTTCCATCTTTACTCCCCAGGAGAAGAGCTGTAATTAGCGTAAGTCAGTCAGCTGCCCATTATCAGCAGGAGGTTGCAGGTCTTCTATTCAGTTCAGAGACAGAACAGGAAAGAgggcaaaagagagagaaaatcaccAGTCCTGGATCCAAGCGTTGAGCCAACCAACAGGGGAGGGTTGATGTTGGTCAAACTCCCCAAGCCCACCAATCCAGCCCCTCATATTTTAAGCCTGTTTCACTTAGTAAGTGTGGTTGAGACATATCAGGTTAAACAGCTGGCGCAGACCTCCACCCACCTCACTCTCCAGTCCTTATCTCTACCAGATCATAGGCCATATGCAGACCCCGtctgtctccttcctctcctgcagTCGCTTTGGAGAGGCTAATGAGGATTTGGACAAGGGGGGATTTGCAAAGGTGACATAGgcttgctgcagagcagcctaGGAGGTCTCCATGCAGGGTTCTTTACATGCGGATTACAAAtctcataaggaaaaaaacccagtgattCTTCTGCACTTATTTCTGCTCTGGTTTCTGGTCATCTGCACTTCAGGGACTTCCAGAGTTATAAATTGAGGCGTTCTAGTTTATTTAAgagctgtatttctttctgGCTGACTGTGGAACATAGTGGGGAAGAATGGCGTGAGCTGACAGAGGGCAGGAGACCTGTGTCCAGTGTCAAAGGTGTGAACACATATTTAAACAGCATCAAAGCAAtgtgttctgtttcttctcagtTTGTCTTCTGAATTCTGTTATGAGAATGAAGGTGTCTTATGAGCACTGAGCTTATGGTTTCATGAGGCTGCCTGCAGTGACCACTCCTGAGTGGCATGAGCTGATTTATGTGATCATAATAGTTTTCACCAAGAAAAAGCATGGAGTGTAAGTTCGTTACTTTGTATTCAATGACATTAAGCAGCAAAAAGTCAACTGGAGATCAGTCAGTATAGAACCTTTTCACAGTTCTTTCATCAACTCATACCTAATCCCCTGGATAGGAAAATATCTTCTGGTCATTTTGTCATCTTATTTGCAACCTTTTCCAGATCTTTCATGAAGATGAGCACCACAGATCTCAGCTCTGATTCCTGTGGGATTCCACTGGTAACTTTTCTCATTGTGAAAAATGGCCattatttttatcctttgttttctctctttcaacCAGTTGGTAATCCTCAAGAATCCCTTTTTACCCTTGACAGTTTGGCTTCTCTGAGTATTTATTTAGGCCTGTTTGAAACTTTGTAGAAAGTCCATACACTCTCCCTTTTTAAGGGCAGCATTATATTAAGAGCTTATTGAAACCATCAAAGAATTCTGCTTCATTTgtgagattaattttttccacaaaaaaaccccaaacatattTCTCATTATGTTATATGTATCTCCTAATTACTGTCATTGTTATTACCTTCACTGAAGTAAGATTTACTGATACGTAGCTTCTCTAAAGTCTCTTGCCCAATGGGATCCCTGTTTGCCACCTTTGACATGTCATTATTCACACTTCCATACAGGAGCTGATTTATGTTGCTGTATTGAAGAATTAACCATTCATTTCAGAGTTGCTGTAGAAGTCAAGCAAATGGCACCAGGTTCTGTTCACACTTATTgatataaggagaaaaaaaagtcaggagaCTGACGTAAAATGCAAGTTTTGATTCTTTCTGTTgtgaaaaaaattgcacaatGAAATGAGAACAATTTGGGCTACTAACCACTGTCTTCAGAACCATCCATTATGTTAGAGGGGTTAGAGGCAGCATAACcgttagattttttaaaaaggttttgcaAGCCTTTCAAGGACAGATCACCAGATTTTCCAACACATTCAAGTTTGGGGAAATACCTTCTTTTGTAACTTCATTTTATGTAACAAAGACTGTCGTTAAActattaatgtaatttattatATGGATTAATGTGTGGATTCAATATATGGAATTCCCTTGATTCAGTTAATTCTGCTTTCCCATTCTTTATGACAACACTTTTAGAACACTAGCTGTTAGGTTGATTTAAGGTGACCTCTTCTTTCTATTTATGAGGTACTTACACTTAATTTTACTTGTTAACAGGATAGAAAACTGGCAGTTACCTGTATAAGATAATAACTTCTCTGCTCTTGAAGTTCTTGGGCAAGCAGTTTCTGTAATTCAGCTAATTCCTCATCAGGGATGACTGGCCTGTAGCTGAGAGAGTTGTTAGTAAAGCATCagggtgtgtgtatgtgttaGGAAGGGATTATTTTATGTTTAGTTTGAAAGAAGTCCTtactgctgcagagaaaaacatGAGGAAGTAAGGAGATAGAAGATAGGTGTACAGATGTGCCGTAAGACACTTTGTAAATTATGCTCAGGACCTTAAACAAGAAGGTAAAGTTGATGTGACATGTTCTTTGCTTTCTTACCTTTctcactttatttaaaaagaaaagaaaaatgctcatAGATTTTGTCAGTAATGATTAAAGCAAGGAATACTTATTAATGAGTCAGAGAAAAATACTGTTGGTTTGGGTTGCCTATccaagaaaaaattttaaatcaagaaaGTATTGAGCTACAGTTAAAACTAAACttttgtgtatatgtatatacatttCTTACAATAATCATGGTCTATGAAAGACTGTAATTTAGTGAACTGcttactcttttttttagaTAGCTTATTTGTGGCTTCCACACTTGCATTGTGACATTGACCCAGGACGTGCACTCATCACTGTATATGTTTGCATTTATCTATTTAGAGCACACTAATCCTACATGTTTTCCCAAACTATTACGTACCATTCGGTGTGTAACCCTCTCCATTAGTGATTATATATGCTTCTTGTTAATTTCATCTTAATGTGTGAAGATGATGAGACATTTTTCCTGAGAAAACGTTTCACTTTTTTCTGGGTCCTGGTGGATGTCTACTGAGTGACTGCTCTCTTGCAGGTGAAGTGGATGATGTACTGGATTGTGTTTGCCTTTTTCACCACCGCAGAAACACTCACAGACATTGTTCTTTCTTGGTGAGTTCCTTGGTGCcatggttggctttttttgttggtggtggttgttgctttggtgctttttttttgttggtcttttttgtttggttgttttattttttttctgttttagagAGGGTGGAGTAGTGTTAGAATGCTAAGAATAATCTGTCTCTTTTAAGTTTTCAATCCCCATGAGGAGTCTGCAGGTTTGTAGATACTATGAGCAGGCGTTTAACTATTTACTGTTTCATCTCCTGTACTTGCAAACCGGATAAATACACAGTGTCTGTTTGAGGATCTGTATCTGttcataatataaaatatttttgtgaagttATTAATGTGAACTGGTGAAGTCTGAGAAATGGTCTAAAAGACACTTTAGTAAAAAGGTAGTAGAAGATGggccctgttttgttttgcaagcCAGTTGTGTGAAGGAGCAGATCATATGCAGGTCTGTGCTCTTGAGTGCTGTTTTACGTGAAGAAATTACCTACCACCAGTTGGGGTGGAGTGGTATTGGGGAAAGCAGGTTCCTAGTCCTTTCAGTGCTGTGTATCATGCTTGGCAATATGGAGACCCCCAAAAATGACAAATTTTTATGTATCTTCAGGTGAACATTTGTAACAGGCtgtgttctgtttcttcattgCTTTAGGGTTTGAGTTTTGCATACttctctgaaataaatactAATCAAGAACTGCATCTTTTAAAGAAACGTGAAATGGCTGCGCATGGCTTACAATAGCTCCCATcacttttgcctttttctgcatGAGCTTTGACAAGCAAAGATCTGAAAAGTGCAAGAGCTTTGGGttgtttacttattttaaatggACCATTGAAAACAGAAGTCTCTTACTATTAATAGAGATGGGCAGAAAGTTTGCATTCTCTTGTTTCTGTATCTTCCCAGAGAGTATTGGTAAAGGGTTAGAGATGGAAGACTTGCATACTGCCTGCTCTTTTTCATTTACACTGATCATCTTTTTGTGTCTGAGCAGTATTTACTGGAAGTTTCAGAAACTGAGCCACCAGCCTTTGCAGGAGCTTGAGATTTATTGAGATACATAGTTGAAAactttggaaaatgaaagagaaactaATGTAATATTAGCATGCAGTGGATACTCTGAACAAACTTGAGAATTAGGAGAGTAGCTATCAGATTGTAATTTGGTGTGTTTGCAGGGCTGAGAGATGCCCTGTTTATGGAGTTTTCATGGCTATGGATGAAAGACTAAATGAAACTCGAAGAAGGTATGTCCTAGGATTCCAAGGAGGGTTCTGCTATTCTGACTCGATATatggatttttctgtttctgaaccTTTGTCTTGCCTTTGCTCTCTCTGTCTATGCTGCTTTCTACCAGTTATCTTCATCTGTCTCTGTACTGATCTTGATTCCAGTTCtccatctttctctctctctctctttttttttttcccttccctctttctctcaGGTTTCCCTTTTATTTCGAGCTGAAAATTGCATTTGTGATTTGGCTGCTCTCCCCTTACACCAAGGGCTCCAGTGTCCTCTACAGGAAGTTTGTGCACCCAACGCTCTCCAATAAGGAGAAGGTACTTGCTTGTTAGAAGATTCTGACTTGTCTGGGAACTGAGTGACTTCTAATCCAGTTATGCAgcaataaaatatgaaatgcatGAATCATGCTTGTGCTGACACTGGTGGATGTAGAATGATTCTGTCTCTGACAACGATGTCATACTGCAGCTTGCTTAAAATTGTCATGTAGCCAGTAGTTTGCCTAATGCTTAGAAAGCTTGTTTGGCTAACCCGGTGTCATCAGCCCTTATCGTCACTGTCAGTAGTTAAGCTCTTTGAGACATGATGGAAACAGCATGTTTTGTAgccttgctgggttttttcacaTTGCCAATATAAGCAATTGCTTTGTTTCAGTTGTTACGATTTGGAGATAGCACACTTTCAGTAAAAGGTGCGTTTGCAAGCTTTCTGTAAGTAGCAGAGAAACTGCAGTTACATAATCAATGACAGCTGATGCTGGtagcctggaaaaaaagtgtCCAGATGAACTTCGGGTTTTTAAGGGTGATGGTGGGGACACTTTGTTGGTAACAAATTGTTAAATGCTGCGTTCCACATTACCTTCCTAGGAAATCGATGAGTACATAACTCAGGCTCGTGACAAGAGCTATGAAACCATGATGCGAGTTGGGAAGAGAGGGTTAAACCTTGCTGCCAATGCAGCAGTTACTGCAGCTGCAAAGGTAATTTGACACCTTCTGTAATATTCAGGAATTCCCTATCAATTTAGTTTTGTGTGCCAGCAGTTAGTGCTACGGGTCTGTTAGGGGTGCTGGTACTTGTTGGCACCagtctccttttcctttcctccatttttttcttgcagttaaTCCCATACTTTGACTTAGGAAAAGTGGAGGGAGAGTGAAATGGATTTTGCTTTAACTTCTTCCCTGTTGGTTTTGGgagcttgtttttcttttcccttctctgttttttttcagagtaccCTAGTGTGGGGAATGGGGCaccttttctcttctgaatgATCCCATGTGAGATGATCTTAGTGAAGGTGAACTGCCCTTCATCCTGATTTTTACATCCTCTTAGGGCCAGGGAGTTCTGTCTGAGAAACTGCGAAGTTTCAGCATGCAGGATCTCACTCTAATCCGAGATGAAGATACTGTGCATATGCGAAGCCATGAGCCACAGCTGCACCCATCTGGTGCGAGTCTCCTTGAAACCATTGAGGATTCAGGTACAGAAACACCTCTGTGGGGCCATTGAGTGAGGCCTCATACAGCGAGTTAGGAGTGGAGGGAAGGGTTTGCTGGACTTCTCATGCAGTTGTGTCTCAGAAAGACTTCAAGATTCAAAATTATCCAGaagttgtgttgtttttcctaGTTCTCTCCCATCTACTAACACATCTGTGCTTTTTGGATTATCTTTCATAAGGATTGTTGACATCTCCCTTTTATGTGGCCCTTCAGAATGGGCCTTTCTAGACTTTATGTGGGTTTTCAAAAGTCTTTGCTAAaactttctctcttcttccataGCTTCCTGTTACTCctcaggagaggagagcagtgtGACACAGAGATCTAATGGAACCCCATCAGAGACTAGAACGGACCCATCAGATGAAGATGCAGTAGACAAACTTCCTAAGCGCACCCAGAGTGTCAAAGCTCCTAAGAAGATGATGAAAGCTGAGGTGAGCTGGTGTGTCAATTATTTCCAGCACAGACATTGATTTTTGAGGTTTGTTGGAAGCCCTGGTCTTCACAATCTTGGTGCATTTCAAAGATGCTTTAAACATCAACTATGTTGAACAGAGTCTATGCTAGTTGAGTTGCACATCAGAGGACTTACTATTCTAGTCTAtagcttttgtgtttttatcATGTGTGTAAGCTTCTGTGATAAGCCAGGACCAAGCTTtgctttcattcattttttagggtatttttaccattttgttGTCTATATCCTCTCTCCTGTACGTTATGGTTTAAGTAGATAGTACTACTGTGACATTATCCCTGGGACAGTCACTTTCTCCTCATCCAAAATGCAATGGTTCTGTACCTGCTTAGATCTTC
This window of the Calypte anna isolate BGI_N300 chromosome 13, bCalAnn1_v1.p, whole genome shotgun sequence genome carries:
- the REEP2 gene encoding receptor expression-enhancing protein 2 isoform X2, producing the protein MVSWIISRLVVLIFGTLYPAYSSYKAVKTKNVKEYVKWMMYWIVFAFFTTAETLTDIVLSWFPFYFELKIAFVIWLLSPYTKGSSVLYRKFVHPTLSNKEKEIDEYITQARDKSYETMMRVGKRGLNLAANAAVTAAAKGQGVLSEKLRSFSMQDLTLIRDEDTVHMRSHEPQLHPSGASLLETIEDSASCYSSGEESSVTQRSNGTPSETRTDPSDEDAVDKLPKRTQSVKAPKKMMKAEPPARSVKARPKKKAAGALASVESS
- the REEP2 gene encoding receptor expression-enhancing protein 2 isoform X1; this encodes MVSWIISRLVVLIFGTLYPAYSSYKAVKTKNVKEYVKWMMYWIVFAFFTTAETLTDIVLSWAERCPVYGVFMAMDERLNETRRRFPFYFELKIAFVIWLLSPYTKGSSVLYRKFVHPTLSNKEKEIDEYITQARDKSYETMMRVGKRGLNLAANAAVTAAAKGQGVLSEKLRSFSMQDLTLIRDEDTVHMRSHEPQLHPSGASLLETIEDSASCYSSGEESSVTQRSNGTPSETRTDPSDEDAVDKLPKRTQSVKAPKKMMKAEPPARSVKARPKKKAAGALASVESS
- the REEP2 gene encoding receptor expression-enhancing protein 2 isoform X3, with the translated sequence MMYWIVFAFFTTAETLTDIVLSWAERCPVYGVFMAMDERLNETRRRFPFYFELKIAFVIWLLSPYTKGSSVLYRKFVHPTLSNKEKEIDEYITQARDKSYETMMRVGKRGLNLAANAAVTAAAKGQGVLSEKLRSFSMQDLTLIRDEDTVHMRSHEPQLHPSGASLLETIEDSASCYSSGEESSVTQRSNGTPSETRTDPSDEDAVDKLPKRTQSVKAPKKMMKAEPPARSVKARPKKKAAGALASVESS